A single Dreissena polymorpha isolate Duluth1 chromosome 14, UMN_Dpol_1.0, whole genome shotgun sequence DNA region contains:
- the LOC127858445 gene encoding uncharacterized protein LOC127858445: MFVCEELLVLWDKLYLWRYGSEVDGLPEVLAEKVFLLPELLKVTKAENTHLSYKRGFNRWRRWGYANGLSSGDALPAKAFQVALYLASIIQTASSASPIINAFYSIKYYHDLFDYVSPTDSRLVINMLEAAKRRLAKPVNKKEPMTVDLLQQMYTHMYVENDVMNQRCICICILSYAGFLRSAEVLKLRRSDVCINSSYLSVFIESSKTDKFREGAWVLIARTGTQLCPVVNLQKYLTWTDFSSESECYLFRRLSSTKCGHRLRQENKHLPYSKFRELFLIAFKPHVQDISKYCLHSLRAGGATAAANNGIPDRLFKRHGRWLSETAKDGYVKSSVDERLRVSMSLGL; encoded by the exons ATGTTTGTGTGCGAAGAGTTGCTAGTTTTGTGGGACAAATTATATCTATGG agaTACGGAAGTGAAGTTGATGGCTTGCCAGAGGTCTTGGCGGAGAAGGTATTCTTGCTGCCCGAGTTGCTTAAAGTCACCAAAGCGGAAAACACGCACCTCAGTTACAAAAGGGGCTTCAATCGATGGCGTCGTTGGGGGTATGCTAATGGGCTTTCAAGCGGGGATGCCTTGCCCGCCAAGGCTTTTCAAGTTGCGCTATATTTAGCGTCAATTATACAAACAGCTAGTAGTGCAAGTCCGATTATAAATGCGTTCTACAGTATTAAATATTATCATGATTTATTTGATTATGTATCACCTACTGATTCAAGACTTGTCATTAATATGTTAGAAGCTGCAAAACGGCGTTTAGCGAAACCTGTGAATAAGAAAGAACCAATGACTGTTGATTTACTGCAACAAATGTACACACATATGTATGTTGAAAATGATGTTATGAATCAAAGATGtatttgtatatgcattttaTCATATGCTGGGTTTTTAAGAAGTGCAGAGGTACTAAAGTTGAGAAGGAGTGATGTTTGTATTAACAGTAGTTACTTAAGTGTATTTATTGAATCTAGCAAGACAGATAAGTTCCGTGAGGGAGCATGGGTGCTTATTGCTAGGACAGGCACACAGTTGTGTCCAGTAGTCAATTTACAGAAATACCTTACTTGGACAGATTTTTCATCGGAATCTGAATGTTACTTGTTTCGTCGGTTAAGTTCAACGAAATGTGGACATAGGCTCAGACAGGAAAACAAGCATTTGCCATATAGTAAATTTAGAGAATTGTTTTTGATTGCGTTTAAACCGCATGTTCAAGACATAAGCAAATATTGCCTTCATTCTTTGAGAGCTGGTGGCGCAACTGCTGCGGCTAATAATGGCATTCCTGACAGGTTATTTAAACGTCATGGTAGATGGCTGAGTGAAACAGCTAAGGACGGCTATGTTAAAAGCTCAGTTGATGAGAGGTTAAGGGTTTCAATGTCACTTGGATTATAA